The Oscillospiraceae bacterium genome has a segment encoding these proteins:
- a CDS encoding YfhO family protein → MKNRSRLFLIYTAAFLLCAAGVYACFIVKGHSLVVSGDGWKQHFTAFVYFGQYGRTVLRTLLTEHQLVLPQWNFSLGYGGDILTTLHYYVIGDPLDLLSIACPTRYAVYLYSFLSLFRLYLAGLGFGAFCRYKKHGAPLPVAVGSVCYVFFTYSFLMVARHPFFALPMVYLPLLLLGVEQVLAKRRPYLLIVTVFLAAVSNFYFFYMLAIITAIYTVYRLCCLYDRHSAKQAVGGLLQVTLWAVVGALMSAAILLPVVLAFMNDTRTAGYQFNWFYDAKFYKNFLSTYFTSSSELGSQTYLGFNAIAFPAICLLFFKREPEEKPMRILFILSTLLLLFPAFGWLLNGLSYATNRWIWAYSLLVAYIVTTQWKKLRHITVGQAVACVGALALYSLLAIPLMTTDTRNIGVSVLLAFLIIVLCALAPKFKKKHLATALVLVLVLTSFAGNAAYFYSSHGSNYASKFVTYDQVSKKLKNTDAKKVKKAAKKDDSFYRYSGSNLVYNTDLLAKTHSTSFYWSLQNPNIAQFINETELPAREDYMYKDLNGSAALQALAGVKYYVQKNGNADEVPYGFTAFKNKVFQSSNTLPLGYTYDSAITRANYEKLSSLEKQQALLQGVVLDSVPTGTAQTTLSFTDKSLPYTITADKNVAVDGKKIHVYDKGAKVTLHFNGTPNSETYLRMGLRNYTDYPAYTYYKTQENDPLHRYNKEKWEKKDDTQKALVKQSARKFKQETLLGFRFGYSTENISVKQSRTLNFASAYELRFDGYKTYTVNAGYSKDAKTDITVTFDARGIYDFSTLEVLEQPMADTDRQVAKLAENTLENIQIGTDTVDGTVTLDRSKILLLTIPYCDGWTATVDGKEAQLLQANTMFSALALEPGEHTIHLTYRTPHLKAGLAVSVLGFAAFGATLLCTEVKKRKERKA, encoded by the coding sequence ATGAAAAATAGAAGCCGATTGTTTTTGATCTACACCGCCGCATTTTTACTGTGTGCTGCCGGTGTTTATGCCTGCTTTATTGTAAAGGGGCACAGCTTAGTTGTCAGCGGCGACGGATGGAAACAGCACTTCACAGCTTTTGTTTATTTTGGCCAGTATGGCCGTACTGTACTGCGCACACTGCTGACGGAACATCAACTGGTGCTGCCCCAATGGAACTTCAGCCTGGGCTACGGCGGCGATATTCTCACCACCCTGCACTACTATGTAATCGGCGATCCGCTGGACCTGCTGAGCATTGCCTGTCCTACCCGGTACGCCGTGTATCTTTACAGCTTTTTGTCCCTGTTCCGGCTGTACTTGGCCGGGCTGGGCTTCGGCGCCTTTTGCCGGTATAAAAAGCATGGCGCGCCCCTGCCTGTGGCTGTAGGCAGCGTTTGCTATGTGTTCTTTACTTACAGCTTCCTTATGGTGGCACGGCACCCGTTCTTTGCCTTACCTATGGTGTACCTGCCCCTGCTGCTTCTAGGCGTAGAGCAGGTGCTTGCCAAGCGGCGGCCGTATCTGCTCATCGTCACCGTCTTTTTGGCGGCTGTCAGCAATTTTTACTTTTTCTATATGCTGGCGATCATCACGGCCATTTATACCGTCTATCGTCTGTGCTGCCTGTATGATCGGCACAGCGCCAAGCAGGCTGTGGGCGGACTGCTGCAAGTGACCCTGTGGGCTGTGGTAGGCGCACTGATGAGCGCCGCCATTCTGCTGCCGGTGGTATTGGCTTTTATGAACGATACACGCACCGCCGGCTATCAGTTCAACTGGTTTTATGACGCCAAGTTCTATAAGAACTTTCTTTCCACCTACTTCACTTCTTCCAGCGAGCTGGGCAGCCAAACCTACTTGGGCTTTAATGCCATTGCATTTCCGGCCATCTGCCTGCTGTTCTTTAAGCGCGAACCGGAAGAAAAACCCATGCGTATTCTGTTCATACTGTCTACGCTGTTGCTGTTATTTCCTGCGTTCGGCTGGCTGCTCAACGGTCTTTCTTATGCAACCAATCGCTGGATCTGGGCATACAGCCTGCTGGTGGCCTATATCGTAACCACCCAGTGGAAAAAGCTGCGCCACATCACCGTGGGTCAGGCAGTGGCCTGCGTAGGTGCGCTGGCACTCTATTCGCTGCTCGCCATTCCGCTGATGACCACGGACACCCGCAATATCGGCGTATCCGTGCTGCTGGCTTTCCTGATCATCGTGCTTTGCGCCCTGGCGCCCAAGTTCAAGAAAAAGCACCTGGCAACCGCTTTGGTGCTGGTACTGGTGCTCACCTCCTTTGCCGGCAACGCCGCCTATTTTTACAGTAGTCACGGCAGCAATTACGCTTCCAAGTTTGTCACCTATGACCAGGTGAGCAAGAAGCTGAAAAACACCGACGCCAAAAAAGTAAAAAAAGCAGCCAAAAAAGACGACAGCTTTTACCGCTACTCCGGCAGCAATTTGGTCTACAATACAGATTTACTGGCTAAAACCCATTCCACCTCTTTCTATTGGAGCCTGCAAAATCCGAATATTGCCCAATTTATCAACGAAACAGAGTTACCCGCTCGTGAGGACTATATGTACAAGGATTTGAATGGCAGCGCCGCTTTGCAAGCCCTGGCCGGTGTCAAATACTATGTACAGAAGAACGGCAACGCCGATGAAGTCCCCTATGGCTTTACCGCATTCAAAAACAAGGTTTTCCAAAGCAGTAACACCCTGCCCCTGGGTTACACCTATGACAGCGCCATTACCCGGGCGAATTATGAAAAACTGTCCTCGCTGGAGAAGCAGCAGGCCCTGCTGCAAGGGGTGGTATTGGACAGCGTGCCTACCGGCACGGCACAAACCACTCTGTCCTTTACGGACAAATCCCTGCCCTACACCATCACCGCAGACAAAAATGTGGCGGTAGACGGCAAAAAGATCCATGTGTATGACAAAGGCGCCAAGGTGACCCTGCATTTTAACGGCACACCAAACAGCGAGACTTATTTACGCATGGGGCTGCGCAATTATACGGATTACCCGGCCTATACCTATTACAAGACCCAAGAGAATGACCCGCTACACCGCTATAACAAAGAAAAGTGGGAAAAGAAGGACGATACGCAAAAAGCCCTTGTAAAGCAGTCGGCCCGCAAGTTCAAACAAGAGACGCTACTTGGGTTCCGATTTGGGTATTCCACAGAGAACATCAGCGTAAAACAAAGCCGCACATTAAACTTCGCTTCTGCGTATGAGTTGCGCTTTGACGGTTACAAAACCTATACAGTCAATGCCGGCTACAGCAAAGATGCCAAGACAGATATTACCGTCACTTTTGACGCACGGGGTATCTATGATTTCAGCACCCTGGAGGTGCTGGAGCAGCCTATGGCAGACACAGACAGACAAGTGGCAAAGCTGGCGGAGAATACGCTGGAGAATATTCAAATCGGCACAGACACGGTAGACGGCACTGTGACCCTGGACCGGTCCAAAATCCTACTGCTGACCATTCCCTACTGCGACGGCTGGACCGCTACGGTAGACGGCAAGGAAGCTCAGCTGCTGCAAGCCAACACCATGTTCAGCGCGCTGGCACTGGAACCGGGCGAACACACCATTCACCTGACTTACCGCACCCCGCACTTAAAAGCGGGATTGGCGGTGAGCGTACTGGGCTTCGCAGCCTTTGGTGCTACCCTTCTGTGCACAGAAGTGAAAAAGAGAAAAGAGAGAAAAGCATAA
- a CDS encoding Cof-type HAD-IIB family hydrolase has translation MTRPKLVAFDLDDTFIGSDGKIAPANFCALEQLSAAGVTAAAVTGRTFYEMPAELRFNPLVPYAVYGDGAAAVNAAGETLFSSYYSREKALAVLHLLRQYDTMIEVFYGGRPYAPADKLDPAAYDYYRIEPIYHPVMAASRVPCTDLEALLAGEEKTEMFNIFFHLDDERRAFIDRATELFPELLCTYSMQSNLEILRRGVDKGSALQKLAEHLGLAPEQVIAVGDSRNDLSMIRYAGTGLAVANACDELKQAANAVACTSDAGVLSYIYHHFVE, from the coding sequence ATGACAAGACCCAAATTGGTGGCTTTTGATTTAGACGATACATTCATCGGCAGTGACGGCAAAATTGCCCCGGCCAACTTTTGCGCGCTGGAACAGCTGTCGGCAGCGGGCGTGACCGCTGCTGCGGTAACCGGGCGCACCTTTTACGAAATGCCCGCAGAGCTGCGGTTTAACCCGCTGGTGCCCTATGCGGTGTACGGCGATGGCGCTGCCGCGGTGAATGCGGCAGGGGAGACCCTCTTTTCCAGCTATTACAGCCGGGAAAAGGCACTGGCGGTGCTGCACTTGCTACGGCAGTACGATACTATGATCGAGGTGTTCTACGGCGGGCGGCCGTATGCCCCGGCGGATAAGCTGGATCCGGCGGCCTACGACTACTACCGCATTGAGCCGATCTATCACCCGGTGATGGCGGCCAGCCGAGTGCCCTGCACAGACTTGGAGGCACTGCTGGCCGGGGAGGAAAAAACGGAGATGTTCAATATCTTCTTCCACCTGGACGATGAACGCCGGGCTTTTATAGATCGGGCGACGGAGCTGTTTCCGGAGCTGCTCTGCACCTATTCTATGCAGAGCAATTTGGAGATCCTGCGCCGCGGGGTGGACAAGGGCAGCGCCCTGCAAAAACTGGCGGAGCACCTGGGGCTTGCCCCGGAGCAGGTGATCGCCGTGGGCGACAGCCGCAACGATCTGTCTATGATCCGCTACGCCGGCACCGGGCTGGCGGTAGCCAACGCCTGTGACGAACTTAAGCAGGCGGCAAACGCTGTGGCGTGCACTTCCGATGCGGGTGTGCTCAGTTATATTTATCATCATTTTGTAGAGTAA
- the lgt gene encoding prolipoprotein diacylglyceryl transferase, giving the protein MSNFTRVYFPGLGIDFDLPSVAFTIGSYDIHFYGIIIAFGFMLAVLYGGRMAYKWRMSLDGMTDVLIWGTVFGIVCARAYYVIFEWSYYSAHPAEIVQIWNGGLAIYGGIIGALIGAAIGCKVGKIDFRNLLDLGALGLLIGQGIGRWGNFFNQEAFGTNTDTALFRMWSVKIRDTLAASSADLAAKGVTVDPEVPVHPTFLYESLWCVLGFLILNYIVHKHRSFKGEIFVLYGVWYGVERMVVEGMRTDSLYIGSTSIRVSQVLSAVIAVVALVYFIVVMVKKKQGRLPQRLRVVPVEELPPRPTKEERRAAQAAKRSKTKNKGVNEEKNGTDH; this is encoded by the coding sequence ATGAGTAATTTTACCCGCGTGTACTTCCCCGGACTGGGGATTGACTTTGATCTGCCCTCCGTGGCGTTTACCATCGGCAGTTATGATATTCATTTTTACGGTATCATTATCGCCTTTGGCTTTATGCTGGCAGTGCTGTACGGCGGCCGTATGGCATACAAGTGGCGTATGAGCCTGGACGGGATGACGGATGTGCTCATTTGGGGTACGGTTTTCGGTATCGTTTGTGCTCGTGCATATTATGTGATTTTTGAGTGGAGCTATTACAGCGCCCACCCGGCAGAGATCGTGCAAATTTGGAACGGCGGGCTTGCCATTTACGGCGGCATTATCGGCGCGCTGATCGGCGCCGCCATCGGCTGCAAGGTGGGCAAGATTGACTTTCGCAATTTGCTGGACCTGGGTGCGTTAGGCTTGCTTATCGGCCAGGGTATCGGCCGCTGGGGCAATTTCTTTAACCAGGAGGCCTTTGGCACCAATACGGACACGGCGCTCTTTAGAATGTGGAGCGTAAAGATCAGAGATACGCTGGCCGCCTCCTCTGCGGACCTGGCTGCTAAGGGCGTGACCGTGGACCCGGAGGTGCCGGTGCACCCCACTTTCCTGTATGAAAGCCTGTGGTGTGTATTGGGCTTTCTGATCCTCAATTACATTGTGCATAAACACCGCAGCTTTAAGGGCGAGATTTTTGTGCTATACGGCGTTTGGTACGGCGTGGAGCGTATGGTAGTGGAGGGTATGCGTACAGACAGTCTGTACATCGGCTCCACCAGTATTCGGGTCAGCCAGGTACTGTCGGCGGTGATTGCCGTTGTGGCACTGGTATACTTTATTGTGGTGATGGTGAAGAAGAAGCAGGGCCGTCTGCCCCAGCGCCTGCGGGTGGTGCCGGTAGAGGAGCTGCCGCCCCGCCCCACCAAGGAGGAGCGCCGTGCTGCCCAGGCGGCCAAGCGCAGCAAAACAAAGAATAAAGGAGTAAACGAGGAGAAAAATGGCACAGATCATTGA
- a CDS encoding insulinase family protein: MTDYVQKKIAPGVELLAVPAGRFKTNELAIHLAVPMEEQMAANYALAISAVSRKGKAYPDMRALHLQLDKLYGAAISVTANKSGGCQILKMGITTLDDRFALDDEKIAEAGLELLMNLLFDPLLGEDGLFSPADIETERRVLLEKLAAEENEKRLYAVMQMQQIMFAGDPYRINPKGTKETLLAATPESVTAAWHRMLRESKMLVTVVGSTDPEAACAALRRRLEGVERAYQPMPTPHFVPRCEQVKDVRESEKIRQGKLVLGFRVDMRPDDPLAPAMRSFCDVFGGGPYSKLFMNVREKMSLCYYCSARFARQNSHIFIQCGCEEENMDKAVAEILHQLEMIRDGDCKAELESSRIAMIDALDGVADTPNGLENWYAARLLDDDFRTPAQVAEETRSVTVEQLQECAGRLSLDTVYRLVAEKEEVQAQ; the protein is encoded by the coding sequence TTGACAGATTATGTGCAAAAGAAGATAGCCCCCGGGGTAGAGCTTTTGGCTGTGCCTGCCGGGCGGTTTAAGACCAATGAACTGGCCATTCACTTGGCAGTGCCCATGGAGGAGCAGATGGCGGCGAACTATGCGCTGGCCATCTCAGCGGTCAGCCGTAAGGGCAAGGCCTATCCGGATATGCGTGCGCTGCACTTGCAGTTGGACAAGCTCTATGGCGCGGCCATCAGCGTCACCGCTAACAAATCCGGCGGCTGCCAAATCTTGAAGATGGGCATCACCACACTGGACGATCGCTTTGCCCTGGATGACGAGAAGATTGCCGAGGCGGGGCTGGAGCTGCTGATGAATCTGCTGTTTGACCCGCTTTTGGGGGAGGACGGCCTGTTCTCACCGGCGGATATTGAGACGGAGCGCCGGGTGCTGCTGGAGAAGCTGGCTGCCGAGGAGAACGAAAAACGCCTGTATGCTGTAATGCAAATGCAGCAGATTATGTTTGCCGGCGATCCGTACCGGATCAATCCCAAAGGCACCAAAGAGACTTTGTTGGCTGCCACGCCGGAGAGCGTAACCGCCGCCTGGCACCGCATGCTGCGAGAGAGCAAAATGCTGGTAACTGTGGTCGGCAGCACGGATCCGGAGGCGGCCTGTGCGGCGCTGCGCCGTCGGTTAGAGGGCGTGGAGCGGGCGTATCAGCCCATGCCCACTCCCCATTTTGTGCCCCGGTGCGAACAGGTGAAAGATGTGCGGGAGAGCGAAAAAATTCGTCAAGGTAAGCTGGTGCTGGGCTTTCGTGTGGATATGCGCCCGGATGATCCGTTGGCACCGGCTATGCGTAGCTTTTGCGATGTGTTCGGCGGCGGCCCGTACTCCAAACTCTTTATGAATGTGCGAGAGAAGATGAGCCTTTGTTACTACTGTTCTGCTCGCTTTGCCCGCCAAAACAGCCACATTTTTATTCAGTGCGGCTGTGAGGAGGAGAATATGGACAAGGCTGTGGCCGAGATCCTGCATCAGCTGGAGATGATTCGGGATGGTGACTGCAAAGCCGAGTTGGAAAGCTCCCGCATTGCCATGATCGACGCGCTGGACGGCGTGGCAGACACCCCCAACGGCTTGGAAAACTGGTATGCCGCCCGGCTGTTGGATGATGACTTCCGTACCCCTGCCCAGGTGGCAGAGGAGACCCGGAGCGTGACCGTGGAGCAGTTACAAGAATGTGCCGGTCGGTTGTCGCTGGATACCGTTTACCGCTTAGTGGCAGAGAAAGAGGAGGTGCAGGCACAGTGA
- a CDS encoding YlmH/Sll1252 family protein, which translates to MDQAQQIKKRLAELQNRGTFGGYTVYTDFLGLEEQSLLAEVTGPRSVPAYGGFDGAERVMAAFGPAPEPADYPITCLHIVPKQEKFAEELTHRDYLGTLMGLGLERRVLGDIFPCGKGAYLFCTAGMAEYIETQLHRVRHTEVTCTRADDLPPHLLPQPEDREVIVPSLRLDVLVGAVYNLSRSSADKFFLQQKVFVNGRCIENRAHTVQPGDKISVRGHGRFTAGAPLRRTKKDRLVVPVEVY; encoded by the coding sequence ATGGATCAGGCACAGCAGATTAAAAAGCGGTTGGCAGAACTGCAAAATCGAGGCACATTTGGCGGCTACACGGTTTATACGGATTTTTTAGGTCTGGAGGAGCAAAGTCTGCTGGCAGAAGTGACCGGCCCCCGGTCGGTGCCCGCCTACGGCGGATTTGACGGTGCCGAGCGGGTGATGGCAGCCTTTGGCCCGGCGCCGGAGCCGGCGGACTACCCCATCACCTGCCTGCATATTGTGCCTAAGCAGGAAAAATTTGCCGAGGAGTTGACCCACCGGGACTACTTGGGCACCTTAATGGGCTTAGGGCTGGAGCGGCGGGTGCTGGGCGACATTTTCCCCTGCGGCAAAGGGGCATATCTCTTTTGCACCGCAGGCATGGCGGAGTATATTGAGACCCAACTGCACCGAGTGCGCCACACAGAGGTGACCTGCACCCGGGCGGACGACCTGCCCCCGCACCTGCTGCCCCAACCGGAAGACAGAGAAGTGATCGTGCCCTCTCTGCGGCTGGATGTGCTGGTGGGCGCAGTATACAATCTCTCCCGCAGCAGCGCAGACAAATTCTTTTTACAGCAAAAGGTATTTGTCAACGGACGGTGCATAGAGAACCGTGCCCACACCGTACAGCCGGGGGACAAAATTTCCGTGCGGGGCCACGGCCGATTTACCGCCGGTGCGCCTCTGCGCCGCACAAAAAAAGACCGGCTGGTGGTGCCGGTAGAAGTGTATTAA
- a CDS encoding YfcE family phosphodiesterase, with translation MRLLVASDSHRAAGNLLDIVELHLEDSDVLLFLGDGENDLENVRMLYPRLHILQVAGNCDWGSDLPAWGTAKLGGKTVLYTHGHPFHVKFGLAELEQAAREAHADICLFGHTHQQMTDYRDGLYLMNPGAVAEGCYGMVDITPGGIMLLPCRL, from the coding sequence ATGCGCTTACTGGTCGCCTCGGACTCTCACCGAGCCGCTGGCAATCTGCTGGACATTGTGGAACTGCACCTGGAGGACAGCGATGTGCTGCTCTTTCTCGGCGACGGCGAGAATGATTTGGAAAATGTGCGTATGTTGTACCCCCGGTTGCATATTTTGCAAGTGGCCGGGAATTGCGATTGGGGCAGTGACCTGCCCGCCTGGGGCACAGCCAAACTGGGCGGCAAAACGGTGCTTTATACCCACGGCCACCCGTTCCATGTAAAGTTTGGTCTGGCAGAGCTGGAGCAGGCTGCCCGGGAGGCCCACGCAGACATTTGCCTGTTTGGTCACACCCATCAGCAGATGACTGACTACCGGGACGGCTTATATCTAATGAACCCCGGCGCGGTGGCAGAGGGCTGCTACGGCATGGTAGACATTACCCCCGGCGGCATTATGCTGCTGCCCTGCCGGCTATAA
- a CDS encoding insulinase family protein: MKEQVSSILDERYYEIDHPTGLKIFVMPKAHYRSTYAVIGTKYGSIDNRFKRSDAAEYTQVPEGIAHFLEHKLFESEELDAFQRFAATGASANAYTSFDKTCYLFQCSDHFDQSLEILLDFVQHPYFTPQTVEKEQGIIGQEITMYYDVPGWMSTFNLLRCLYKNHPVRIDIAGTVESISHITDKLLYDCYNTFYNLHNMALAVVGNVTPEQVLAVCDRCLKPTADVTVERAFLPEPREIVQDYQACHLATSIPVFSFGYKEACTKPEQDIETIILTNLLLEIMAGDSSPLYKDLFDRGLISGEFSTEYFHGHGYEAIIFDGESTDPRQVAAAIQAEVERLRREGIPEDLYQAALRKSYGREVMSYNDIDSVANGMIDAHFNGFSIFDVTNRYKAITKEKIEARLQQVMNPQYSALSIVKAEEEQHE, encoded by the coding sequence GTGAAAGAACAAGTTTCTTCCATTTTGGACGAACGCTATTATGAAATTGACCACCCCACAGGGCTGAAAATATTTGTGATGCCTAAGGCCCATTACCGCTCTACTTATGCGGTGATCGGTACCAAGTATGGTTCCATTGACAATCGCTTTAAGCGCTCGGACGCTGCCGAATACACCCAGGTACCGGAAGGAATTGCACACTTTTTGGAGCACAAGCTGTTTGAGTCTGAGGAGCTGGACGCTTTTCAGCGCTTTGCGGCCACCGGTGCGTCTGCCAATGCGTATACTTCCTTCGACAAGACCTGCTATCTGTTCCAGTGCAGCGACCACTTTGACCAGTCGTTGGAGATTTTGCTGGACTTTGTGCAGCACCCGTACTTTACGCCTCAAACGGTGGAAAAAGAGCAGGGGATTATCGGTCAGGAGATCACCATGTACTATGATGTACCCGGCTGGATGAGCACCTTTAACCTGTTGCGGTGCCTGTATAAGAACCACCCGGTGCGCATTGATATTGCCGGTACGGTGGAGTCCATCTCCCACATTACGGACAAGCTGCTGTATGACTGCTACAATACTTTTTATAACTTGCACAATATGGCACTGGCGGTGGTGGGCAATGTGACACCGGAGCAGGTGCTGGCCGTCTGTGATCGGTGCTTAAAACCGACAGCCGATGTGACGGTAGAGCGGGCGTTTCTGCCGGAACCGCGAGAGATCGTGCAGGACTATCAGGCGTGTCATTTGGCTACCTCCATTCCGGTGTTCTCCTTTGGCTATAAAGAAGCCTGCACCAAGCCGGAGCAGGACATAGAGACCATTATTCTTACCAATCTGCTGCTGGAGATTATGGCCGGTGACTCCTCGCCTCTCTATAAAGACTTGTTTGACCGAGGACTGATCAGCGGCGAATTCTCTACGGAGTATTTTCACGGCCACGGATATGAAGCCATTATCTTTGACGGCGAGAGCACGGACCCCCGGCAGGTGGCGGCCGCCATTCAGGCAGAAGTAGAACGCCTGCGCCGGGAGGGGATTCCGGAGGATCTGTACCAGGCAGCCTTGCGCAAGTCCTATGGTCGGGAAGTGATGTCCTATAACGATATTGACAGTGTGGCCAACGGTATGATAGATGCCCACTTTAACGGCTTTTCCATCTTTGATGTGACGAATCGCTACAAGGCCATTACCAAGGAGAAGATTGAGGCGCGCTTGCAGCAGGTAATGAACCCGCAGTACAGCGCCCTGTCCATTGTAAAGGCAGAGGAGGAGCAGCATGAGTAA
- a CDS encoding metallophosphoesterase, translating to MVFWILLGVVAAVVLLTVLVNGILALLQLRYVAGIAPVQYKNQLQPQPLDGRWVFTTDRDFRVMQLTDVHIGGGWMSFFKDRRAIDCVVRMVTAEQPDLVAVTGDIAYPVPFQSGTFNNKTAARLFGRVMQNLGVYWAPVLGNHDTESYAVYNRRYIGKYYQEQKFAKAGSKSYCLFRSGPEGVDGVGNYTVVVENRRGAVTQALFFTDTGSYVDGDYLGFMWKYDGMHKNQMDWYRGEAEALTAHNRALGAPMPKSLMFFHIPIAQYKTAWEAYKENGYKDTGEVQVHYGGIGEKGGLFPSLHPDHVFDTLQQVGSTQGTFCGHDHLNNLSVTYKGIRLTYGLSVDYLAYIGIKNYGAQRGFTRITVHPDGSFDCQPVSYYQKPFWNGEEQVQMTPYYPPEKNPNAYPVDYKAPIA from the coding sequence TTGGTATTTTGGATCCTTCTTGGCGTGGTGGCGGCTGTGGTGCTGCTCACCGTGCTGGTCAACGGTATTTTGGCGCTTTTACAGCTGCGGTATGTGGCGGGCATTGCGCCGGTACAGTATAAAAATCAGTTGCAGCCCCAACCGCTGGATGGCCGTTGGGTGTTCACCACCGATCGGGATTTTCGTGTTATGCAGCTGACGGATGTGCACATTGGCGGCGGCTGGATGAGCTTCTTCAAAGACCGGCGGGCCATTGACTGCGTGGTGCGTATGGTCACCGCCGAGCAGCCGGACCTGGTGGCTGTGACCGGCGACATTGCCTACCCGGTGCCGTTCCAGTCCGGCACATTTAACAACAAAACCGCCGCTCGTCTGTTTGGCCGGGTGATGCAGAACCTGGGCGTGTACTGGGCGCCGGTGCTGGGCAACCACGACACAGAGTCCTACGCGGTGTACAACCGCCGCTATATTGGCAAATATTATCAAGAACAGAAGTTCGCCAAAGCCGGCAGCAAGTCCTACTGCCTGTTCCGCTCCGGGCCGGAGGGCGTGGACGGCGTGGGCAACTATACCGTGGTGGTGGAGAACCGTCGTGGCGCCGTGACCCAGGCGCTGTTTTTTACCGATACCGGCAGCTATGTGGACGGCGACTACCTGGGCTTTATGTGGAAGTATGACGGTATGCACAAGAACCAAATGGACTGGTACAGGGGCGAGGCGGAAGCCTTGACCGCCCACAACCGGGCGTTGGGTGCACCGATGCCAAAGAGCCTGATGTTCTTTCACATTCCCATCGCTCAGTACAAGACTGCCTGGGAGGCTTATAAAGAAAACGGCTATAAAGACACCGGTGAAGTGCAGGTGCACTACGGCGGCATCGGCGAAAAGGGCGGCCTGTTCCCCAGTTTGCACCCGGATCATGTGTTTGACACCTTGCAGCAGGTGGGCAGCACCCAGGGCACATTCTGCGGCCACGACCATTTGAACAATTTGTCCGTCACTTACAAGGGTATACGGTTGACCTACGGCCTGTCCGTGGACTATCTCGCTTATATCGGCATCAAGAATTACGGCGCCCAGCGGGGCTTTACCCGCATTACTGTGCACCCGGACGGCAGCTTTGACTGCCAACCGGTGTCCTACTACCAAAAACCCTTTTGGAATGGAGAAGAACAGGTGCAAATGACACCTTATTATCCGCCGGAGAAGAACCCAAACGCCTACCCGGTCGACTACAAGGCACCAATAGCATAA